The Actinomycetota bacterium genome contains the following window.
GGAGAACGCAGCCCTGCTCCCGTGGCTGGCGGCCACGGCATTCCTGCATTCGTCGGTCGTGCAGGAGAGGCGCGGGATGCTCAGGGTCTGGAACATCTTCCTCGTGCTGGCCGCGGCCGACCTCGCCGTGTTCGGGACCTTCCTCACCCGGTCCGGGCTCCTGTCGTCGGTCCACACGTTCGCCGAATCTCCCATCGGGCGGTGGTTCTTCCTGTTCCTGGCGGCCCAGACGCTCGTCGGTTTCGGGCTGCTGGTCTGGCGCCTCCCCCACCTGCGAACTGAGCACCACCTCGACTCCCCCGTCTCGCGCGAGTCGGCCTTCCTCGTGAACAACCTGCTCTTCGTGGGGGCGACCGTCGTGATCCTGTGGGGGACCATCCTCCCGCTGATCACCGAGGCGCTAACCGGGGAGCGCCTCGCCGTCGGTCCCCCCTTCTTCAACCGGATCATGGCGCCGCTCGGTTGCCTGCTTCTGATCCTCGCCGCGATCGGACCCGTCGTCCCATGGAGGCGCGGTTCGCTCCGCGCGATCGCCAACCGCCTGAAGGGCCCGGCGGCGGTCGCGTCGGGGGTGACTCTCCCGCTCGGCGTCGCGCTTCGCAGCGTCGCCTTCGCGGCGGTGGTCTGGGTGGCCGTCCTGCTGGCCGCGGCCAGCCTGGCCGAGATCGCCCGGGGGGTCCGGACGAGGCGCGCGACCGGTGCCCCCTCACCCGTGAGATCGGCGTTCAGGACGAGCCCGCGGCGCTACGGCGGTTACCTCGTGCACCTCGGCATCGCGGTGATGACGGTCGGGTTCGCAGGCAACGTCTTCCACTCGCAGACGGAGGTGGCGGCGTTCCCGGGGGACCGCTTCACCTTCGCCGGGTTCGAGTTCCAGCACCGCGAGCTTCAGCGGTCCGTCGTCCCGGACAAGGATGTGAACCTGGCCGTCCTGGACGTCTCCCGCGGCGGGCGCCGGTTGGCCACGCTGCGCCCGCAGCTCAACATGCACCCCAACTTCGACCAGCCCCAGTCCGAGATCGCCATCCGGACCACCCCTCTGTCCGACCTCTACGTGATCCTGGCCGGCACCCGCGCCGACGACGATGGCGGGACGCCCTGCACGCTCTCGCGGGCGACCGAGTGCGGGCGGGTCGTGTACCGCATCCACCTCAACCCGCTGGTCTTCTGGGTGTGGGCCGGCGCCGCGATGTCCGTGATCGGGTCGGTCGTGGCGCTGGTGGCAGGCCGTCGCCGCCCGCCCGCCCCCCAGCGGCCGCGGATACCCGCTCCGGCCCAGGAGGCGACGCCCGCATGGACGTCGTAGCCCTCACGGTCGTGCTCATCGGGCTGGCCGCGTTCGTCGCCGCCCCGCTGTACCGACCTCGCCTCCCGTCGGCCGGCGATCCGGGCCGGACCGCCTCTCTCGTGGCCAGGCGGGACGCGCTCCTGCGTGCCCTGCGCGACCTCGAGGCCGACCGCCGTTCCGGACTCGTCGACCCGGAGGTCTACGAGGCCCAGAGGACACCGCTCGAGTCCGAGGCCGCCTCGGTGCTGCGCGCCCTGGAGATGGGAGAGGCGACTGACGTTCGGTCATAACCGCTGGTCAGCGACGCGTCACGCGGAATACGCTGGTCAGGGCCTCGGTTGTGAACCGCTTCACGTTTGTCTCCAGGGCCTTTCCGGGGTTAGAATCGTCCGACCATGCTGCTGATCGTGGCCCTCACCGCCCTCACGGTGGCGATCGCTCTCCCCCTCTGGTGGATCGTGCGATCGGACCGACGGCTGACGTGGACGACCGCCACGTTGATGGGCATGTGGCTGACCGTCATCGGGATGCTCCTGATCGCCGAGATCCCCTCACGGATGCTCTACTGGTTCGACTCCACCCACACCGCGCTGGCCGAGCACATCCCGATCGCGCCGCTCGCCGCGTTCATGGAGGGTGACACCTACATCATCATCCGCGACATCGTCGTCAACACCATCCAGGGGGCTTTCTTCGTGCTGCTGTTCGTGCTCGCCTACCTCTGGGGTGAGCGCCAGCGGAAGGCGGGTAGGTTCAAGGCATGAACGAGCCCATACGCTTCGACGGAGAGCACTTCAACATCGCGGTGATGGAAGCCGACGACATGAAGCGCGCCAAGGGCGCGAAGAAGTACCTCGGCTTCATCCCGGAGCTCTGCATAGTCTGCGGCGCGTGCGTCGACCACTGCCCCTGGCACTGCCTGTTCATGGTGGACGCGGGGGCCGTCGAGGGCGAGGACGCGGCCCTGATGGTCGACGACGCCATCAAGCAGGACAAGCCTCACGTCATCTTCTGGGTTGACGACACGGAGTGCACGCGCTGCAACATCTGTGTCGAGCGATGCCCCACGGACGCCATCACGATGGACAAGCTCGCCAAGGCGGGCGCAGGCGGGAAGCGTCAGCTCGGCACCACCTGAACGGGCGACTAGGGACCAGGGCTAGAGGAGGAACTGGTGGCGAGACGGCTCCGTCCGCGGAAACCCGACCTGTCCAACGTCCCTGAAGAGCTAGACCGCAAGATCCGAGACAGCCAGTTCTGGAAGGCCGTCTTCCGTCCCGGCTCCCCCTTCCGTCGCGGTTACCAGGACAATCCGCGGAACCGGGCCATGGTGATGGTCAACAACCTCCTCTACCACCTGCACCCGGTGAAGGTGAAGAGGCACTCCGTCAGGTTCAGCTACACCCTCTGCCTCGGCGGCCTCTCGTTCTTCCTGTTCGTCATCCTGACCCTCACCGGGATCTTCCTGATGTTCTACTACCGCCCTACCGACCCCGAGGCGTGGCACGACATCGCGGCGCTCCACACGACGGTCAACCTGGGCTTGCTGATGCGCAACATGCACAGGTGGGGCGCACACCTCATGGTGTTCTCGGTCTTCCTGCACATGGCCAGGGTGTTCTACACGGGCGCGTACAAGCCGCCGCGCGAGTTCAACTGGATCGTCGGCGTGCTCCTGTTGCTGCTGACCCTGCTCCTCTCGTTCACCGGGTACCTGCTGCCCTGGGACCAGCTGGCGCTCTGGGCCGTCACCGTGGGCACGAACATCGGGGGCTTCGCTCCCGTGATCGGCAAGCAGGTGAACTTCGTGCTCCTGGCGGGGACCGAGATCTCGGGCGCTACCCTGCTCCGCTGGTACGTCCTGCACGTACTCTTCTTCCCGTTCATCATCGTGATCCTGATGTCGGTTCACTTCTGGCGGGTCCGCAAGGACGGGTTCTCGGGCCCGCTGTAGACCGAAAGGAACCTGGGATGACCGACACCGACCTCCCCGTCAAGCCGCAAGGAGGGGCTCCGCCGAAGGACCGCCTGCTCGCGGTCGTGCGCCAGGAGGCCATCCAGCGCATGCAGCGGGTGCCGGAGGACAAGATCAACGTCTGGCCTCACCTGCTGATGGCCGAGTTGGTCGCGCTCCTGCTCTGCTCGGTGCTCCTGTTCGTCCTGTCGATGATCGACGTGACGTTCCTCGAGCTCGCCAACCCGAACCAGACGCCGAACCCATCGAAGGCGCCCTGGTACTTCCTGGGCCTGCAGGAGCTGCTGCGCTACTACCACCCGCAGGTGGCGGGTGTGACGATCCCCCAGTTCACCCTCTTGGGGCTCATGGCGCTGCCTTTCGTCGACCGCAACCCGAGCGTGAGGCCTCAGGACCGCAAGCTCGTGATCGTGCTCTTCACGATGTTCATGATGTACTGGGCGACCTTGACGGTCATCGGCTCGTTCGTGCGAGGGCCGGGCTGGAACTGGGTCTACCCCTGGGACGACTGCGGCGACAGGGCCTGCGTCTTCTTCGAGATCTGACGTAGCCGAGAGGAGGAGAAGGTGGACGCCGTCACGGTGGTGGTCGGGCTGGCCGTGGTGCTGGCCGGCATCGGCTTCCTGCTGCTGATGGGGACGCTGCTCAGGCGGCGCCCGCCCGCGACCGCGGGTCCATCCGGGATGCGGGTCGTCCCCCGGGCCGGTCGGTCTCCCGCGCCCCCTGCCCCCACGGCCGCAGCCGCCGTCCCCGACTCGCCGGAGGTCCAGGTGAACCGGCGGATGTTCCTGAACCGCACGATGCTCCTGGCCATGACGGGGCTCGGCGTGGGGATGGGAGCCGGAACCCTCGCCTTCCTCTGGCCGAACCGGGTCACCGGGTTCGGAGGCGTCATCCGCGCGGGCACCCGCGACGAGATCCTCGACGAGATCCGGTCCCAGGGGCGCCCCTACTACAGCTCGGAGGGCAGGTTCTACCTGGTGCCTTACGAGAGCGAGGACGAGGAGAACCCGTACGTCCAGGCGGGCGTCGCCGCGGGCGGCCTCATGGCCCTCTATCAGAAGTGCGCGCACCTAGGCTGCCGGGTGCCCTTCTGCGAGACCTCGCAGTGGTTCGAGTGCCCCTGCCACGGCTCGAAGTACAACTACGCCGGCGAGGTCATGCCGGGCTCGCCCGCGCCCGCCGGGCTGTGGAGGTTCAAGATCAACATCGAGAACGACATCGTGTTCGTCGACACGTCCGAAGACACGGCCCAGCCCGCCTTCGGGGTGGACACGATCAACCAGCCGCCTGCCGGTCCCCACTGCATCGCGGTGGCGGAGGGCTCTCACTGACGGACGTGGAGGGCGCCGGGAGATGACACCGCAACAGATAGCCGTCCTCGTCGTGGCCGCCACACTGGGGCTGCTCGTGGTGCTCCTCCTGCTGTACGGGCGGCCGCGCCGGACCCAGCAGGAACCGCTGCCCCAGAACTTCTCCCGCGGGGACACCGACACCGTGCTCGAGACCTCCCGGCTGCACAAGATGCAGGTCTGGGGGATGGCCGGCGCCGCCGTATGCGCGGGCTTCCTGGCCGTCTACATGGTGAGGGAGCCCTTCCGGGCCGCGAACTACGCGAGGAGCTTCCTCGACGTCTCGACGGAACGGGGCGAGCGCATCTGGCTCGAAGAGGCGGAGTGTGCGGGGTGCCACGGTCCGGACGGGAGCGGCGGCTTCGCGGCTACGG
Protein-coding sequences here:
- a CDS encoding Rieske 2Fe-2S domain-containing protein, giving the protein MDAVTVVVGLAVVLAGIGFLLLMGTLLRRRPPATAGPSGMRVVPRAGRSPAPPAPTAAAAVPDSPEVQVNRRMFLNRTMLLAMTGLGVGMGAGTLAFLWPNRVTGFGGVIRAGTRDEILDEIRSQGRPYYSSEGRFYLVPYESEDEENPYVQAGVAAGGLMALYQKCAHLGCRVPFCETSQWFECPCHGSKYNYAGEVMPGSPAPAGLWRFKINIENDIVFVDTSEDTAQPAFGVDTINQPPAGPHCIAVAEGSH
- a CDS encoding heme lyase CcmF/NrfE family subunit — its product is MLGRGLILVACGFAAYASVAAPASMRRLDGRWTVARPELLDSARRAVVAVAASFTLASLLLWWALFTRDFSIAYVAEVSSRATQPWYTFSAFWSSMDGSLLLWCWMLALYAAIFAGARRPATEPFLGWGIPVVGVTILTFGLVTALASNPFTPSEVVPADGRGLNPLLQSPGMVIHPPLLYLGFTGLSVPLAIAVAALVTRCTGAEWLRVARTWVLTPWLFLGAGMVLGGAWAYTELGWGGYWAWDPVENAALLPWLAATAFLHSSVVQERRGMLRVWNIFLVLAAADLAVFGTFLTRSGLLSSVHTFAESPIGRWFFLFLAAQTLVGFGLLVWRLPHLRTEHHLDSPVSRESAFLVNNLLFVGATVVILWGTILPLITEALTGERLAVGPPFFNRIMAPLGCLLLILAAIGPVVPWRRGSLRAIANRLKGPAAVASGVTLPLGVALRSVAFAAVVWVAVLLAAASLAEIARGVRTRRATGAPSPVRSAFRTSPRRYGGYLVHLGIAVMTVGFAGNVFHSQTEVAAFPGDRFTFAGFEFQHRELQRSVVPDKDVNLAVLDVSRGGRRLATLRPQLNMHPNFDQPQSEIAIRTTPLSDLYVILAGTRADDDGGTPCTLSRATECGRVVYRIHLNPLVFWVWAGAAMSVIGSVVALVAGRRRPPAPQRPRIPAPAQEATPAWTS
- a CDS encoding 4Fe-4S binding protein, which produces MNEPIRFDGEHFNIAVMEADDMKRAKGAKKYLGFIPELCIVCGACVDHCPWHCLFMVDAGAVEGEDAALMVDDAIKQDKPHVIFWVDDTECTRCNICVERCPTDAITMDKLAKAGAGGKRQLGTT
- the extP gene encoding selenite/tellurite reduction operon b-type cytochrome ExtP, with the protein product MARRLRPRKPDLSNVPEELDRKIRDSQFWKAVFRPGSPFRRGYQDNPRNRAMVMVNNLLYHLHPVKVKRHSVRFSYTLCLGGLSFFLFVILTLTGIFLMFYYRPTDPEAWHDIAALHTTVNLGLLMRNMHRWGAHLMVFSVFLHMARVFYTGAYKPPREFNWIVGVLLLLLTLLLSFTGYLLPWDQLALWAVTVGTNIGGFAPVIGKQVNFVLLAGTEISGATLLRWYVLHVLFFPFIIVILMSVHFWRVRKDGFSGPL